Within Trichoderma atroviride chromosome 2, complete sequence, the genomic segment TATCTTTATCTTACCCATTCCATACACATAACAACGACGTCGATACAAAAacaggagagagaaagacagACGCGCGCGCTGCCATAACAGCAGCCAAACCCTCCAAATGGCGCTCTCCATGCAGCGCTTCCTGCCCTTTGCGGCCTCGACGACTCCCACGCAGGCCGCCACGTACCTGCTGGGcatctcgctcttctccatctcgttcctcgtcttcctcaacAGCTCCGTCTCCTTCGTCATCACCGACCTGATCGGCCAGAAGAACGGCGTGGGCGACGTCGTCGGCACGCTGGGCTTTGCCGACGAGATCGTCGCCCTGGTGGCGTGTCCGGCCTGGGGCCTCGTGTCGGACCGTCTGGGCGTGCGGTGGGTGGCCGTGATTGGATATGCGATTGTTGCCGTGGCGCTGGCGGTGTTTGTGCAGGCGAGGAACGTGTATCCGCAGCTGTTGCTGGCGCGGGTCTTGTTTGCGGTGGGCGCATCGGCTACGTATGTGGTTTTCTTTTGGCTTGGTTTGGTTGATCCAGCGAGCTCTTGTTGGGGTCCTGTGGGATGGGACGTGACAagaggatggatggatggatgcgaTTGCTTGTCTGGAGCTTGTATGCTAACTTCGTGTTTGAAATCTGTAGGGCTACCATGGTCACCGCCATCCTTCCTTCGCTGACaaacgaggacgaggacattCGCAACGCCGCCCTTGAGCGAGCCAAGGCCGCTCGCGCTCGCCGTCGCAGTCGAAGCTCCTTTGCGCGCCTGAGCGCTGCCTTTTCCGTCGATTCTGAAGTCACCATTACGCCAGAGGCCTATTCGCGATCGCTGCCCACTGACGAGGGGGCACCGTCCTCGGATGCGCAAGCTCGATCGGGAAAATCGTCTGTGCTGGCGGGCTACGTCGGTCTTTTCACGGGTTGCggcgcgctgctggcgctgtcGTGCTTTTTGCCCCTGCCGGCCAGGTTTGGAGAGATTGACGAGGTGACTCCCGGAGAGGCAGTGACTTATAGCTTCTATGTTGTCGGTGCTATTGCTCTGCTCGTTGgcatctttgtcttctttggGCTGCGCAATCTCCAGGGAGAGGAAGGCAAGGGTTGGCGACTACTGCTCGGGCTCAAGAGCCAGGATGAATCTGTTGTGGCTGGTTACCCTGGCAGATCTCAAAACAAGGTAAGATTTATTCACCAATGTTCGTTTTGGAATTCTTACCAACATTGATTCCTAGGTTATCCCGTACCTCCACCTCTTGAAGGACTCAGTGCTCCTTGGCTTCACCGACTCCCGGATCGCGCTGGGTTACCTCGGTGGCTTCGTCGCCAGAGCTTCCACTGTTGCCATCTCGCTCTTTGTCCCGCTCTACATCAACACCTTCTTCATTGGCAACGGATTCTGCCAGGGCTCACCCAACGATCCTTCAcctgagctgaagaaggaatgCCGCCAGGCGTATgtcctctcctccatcttgactGGCGTGGCGCAGCTCATGGGCTTGATCTGTGCTCCTCTTTTCGGCTATCTGTCTCGCCACCCAGGTAGAGTCAACTATCCCGTTGTCGTGGCCACCGTCATGGGCATTGTGGGCTACATCATCTTCCCGCAACTTTCAAGCCCCGAGATCAAGGACGTTGATGGCCGAGGTGGCACCCCCTACATCTTTGTCATTGTAACCCTCATTGGCATCAGCCAAATCGGATCCATTGTTTGCAGTCTGGGCTCCCTCGGCAAGGGCGTCCTCGCCGTCGAGATCCCGCGCGCTGCTCGCCGTCCTCATGCCATTGCCCCCGATGCGGACGAATCCACCGAGACGGAGCCCCTGATCCGCATTGTCACGGAGGAAGAGTTTGTATCGCGGCTGCGCCTCAAGGGCTCCATTGCGGGCGTGTACTCGCTTTGTGGCGGTGCAGCTATCCTGATTCTTACCAAGTTGGGTGGCTACTTGTTTGATACAGTATCTAACGGCACGCCCTTTTACATGATGGCTGGGTTTAATGGTGTTTTGCTCATTGCCACGCTGCTGGTTGATGCGTCGGCGACGTTTTCGAGGAATAATTAGCGAATGATTGATTGACTGGAAGGGGGTCGATTTGATAAAGAAGGAGATGGGATGTGAAGCGGttaagcaagcaagcaagcgcGAGGAGGGAAGAAGCGGGTTTTTGTTCTCCGTGATATGAAGCAAAAACAGAACGGCCAAGCGTTTGATTCTCTTTGATGGATACCATTTTGATTTATATTCGatatacctttttttcgTTTGGAGTGCTCCTTTGTTTGCATGAGAATTTCCTATTTCCTCAAATTTCTCGCGTTTTTCTACTTTGATTTGCTCTCAAGttgtataaaatatatatgaAGGTGGCGTTTTATTTTCCCTTGCTAAGAAAGATTGATACAAGAAAAATGAcaaattattatttcctaAGCGAGAGTAGCTGTGATCCCATCTCTTTAACAACACacttattaaaaactattagtCTGAGCTTGAGCTAGAGTTGCTTcccagaaagaaaagggggggaaaccCGAATCCCCAAATAAAGAATATGAAAGAACAAACCAGAATCCAAAAAACAAGTCCTAGAGCACCCATACACACTTAGATGGCAATGAATCGCTCCGGGTTAGGCTCCGAAATCGAGTCCTTACTCCCATCAAAGTTCTCACCAGGCCAATATCGTGGCCTTTTATACAAAAAGTTGCCATTGACATCAATCCAAATGAGCAT encodes:
- a CDS encoding uncharacterized protein (EggNog:ENOG41~TransMembrane:11 (n8-15c20/21o30-50i62-81o87-106i213-235o255-273i337-363o383-407i414-432o452-479i526-545o557-578i)), translating into MALSMQRFLPFAASTTPTQAATYLLGISLFSISFLVFLNSSVSFVITDLIGQKNGVGDVVGTLGFADEIVALVACPAWGLVSDRLGVRWVAVIGYAIVAVALAVFVQARNVYPQLLLARVLFAVGASATATMVTAILPSLTNEDEDIRNAALERAKAARARRRSRSSFARLSAAFSVDSEVTITPEAYSRSLPTDEGAPSSDAQARSGKSSVLAGYVGLFTGCGALLALSCFLPLPARFGEIDEVTPGEAVTYSFYVVGAIALLVGIFVFFGLRNLQGEEGKGWRLLLGLKSQDESVVAGYPGRSQNKVIPYLHLLKDSVLLGFTDSRIALGYLGGFVARASTVAISLFVPLYINTFFIGNGFCQGSPNDPSPELKKECRQAYVLSSILTGVAQLMGLICAPLFGYLSRHPGRVNYPVVVATVMGIVGYIIFPQLSSPEIKDVDGRGGTPYIFVIVTLIGISQIGSIVCSLGSLGKGVLAVEIPRAARRPHAIAPDADESTETEPLIRIVTEEEFVSRLRLKGSIAGVYSLCGGAAILILTKLGGYLFDTVSNGTPFYMMAGFNGVLLIATLLVDASATFSRNN